In the Arthrobacter sp. 31Y genome, one interval contains:
- a CDS encoding HAD hydrolase-like protein produces the protein MTQTTVPVIFDLDGTLVDPAGGITGGISAALREMDLPVPEQAVLNSMVGPKLSDSLLHLASVPSEMVDETIERYRRHYKETGIGQSKLYPGIFDLLEFFAETGRPVAVATQKPQSIARLVLEHHKIADFFVSIRGAADDESLGANTAPGKVEIVGAALKDLHSQPAVMVGDRHQDVVGALANGLDCIGVSWGFAPEGELEEAGAVAVVTTALELRRIIEELDAVRTAALSEVQNDGSL, from the coding sequence GTGACTCAAACAACGGTGCCCGTAATATTCGATCTGGACGGCACCCTTGTCGATCCTGCCGGTGGTATCACGGGAGGCATTTCTGCGGCCCTCCGGGAAATGGACCTCCCCGTCCCGGAACAAGCCGTGTTGAATTCCATGGTGGGCCCCAAACTCAGCGATTCCCTCCTGCATTTGGCTAGTGTCCCCAGCGAAATGGTGGATGAAACCATCGAGCGATACCGGCGCCATTACAAGGAAACCGGCATTGGCCAGAGCAAGTTGTACCCGGGAATCTTCGACCTCCTGGAATTCTTCGCCGAAACCGGAAGGCCAGTGGCGGTCGCAACACAAAAGCCGCAGTCCATTGCACGTCTCGTGCTGGAACACCATAAAATTGCTGACTTCTTCGTCTCCATACGCGGGGCGGCAGATGACGAATCCCTGGGGGCCAATACGGCGCCGGGCAAGGTTGAGATCGTCGGGGCGGCATTGAAGGACCTTCATTCCCAGCCTGCCGTCATGGTAGGGGACAGGCATCAGGATGTTGTCGGCGCACTGGCCAATGGCTTGGACTGCATCGGGGTCAGTTGGGGATTCGCGCCTGAAGGTGAACTCGAGGAAGCCGGAGCAGTCGCCGTTGTAACCACTGCCCTTGAGCTGCGCAGAATAATTGAAGAACTTGACGCTGTCCGTACGGCAGCCCTGAGCGAGGTACAAAACGATGGCAGTCTTTGA
- a CDS encoding lysophospholipid acyltransferase family protein codes for MAVFDAIRWTTRGLISSTCRPTVIGLENVPKDGPFIVAPNHLSFLDSVIVQALMPRPVAFFAKAEYFTTKGVKGAVMKSFFEAVGSIPVERGEQAASVQALKTLLDILESGKGIGIYPEGTRSRDGILYRGRTGVGWLALTTGAPVIPVGLIGTEQLQPADKNAVRPQHFTMKVGEPLYFDKTGPDHSLPARREVTDKIMDAIAVLSGQERSTSYNQSKSVD; via the coding sequence ATGGCAGTCTTTGATGCGATCCGGTGGACAACCCGTGGCCTGATTTCTTCCACATGCCGGCCTACGGTCATTGGGCTGGAGAACGTTCCCAAGGATGGGCCATTCATCGTGGCCCCCAACCATCTCTCCTTCCTGGACAGCGTCATCGTTCAGGCACTGATGCCCCGCCCGGTCGCTTTTTTTGCGAAAGCCGAATACTTCACCACCAAGGGCGTCAAGGGTGCCGTGATGAAGTCGTTTTTTGAAGCTGTGGGTTCCATTCCCGTGGAGCGTGGCGAACAGGCTGCCAGCGTCCAAGCGCTTAAGACACTCCTGGACATCCTGGAATCCGGCAAGGGCATTGGCATATACCCCGAAGGTACCCGGTCCCGGGACGGCATTCTGTACCGTGGCAGGACGGGCGTTGGTTGGCTTGCCCTCACCACCGGCGCTCCGGTGATCCCGGTGGGGTTGATCGGCACCGAGCAATTGCAGCCTGCGGACAAGAACGCGGTCCGCCCACAGCACTTCACCATGAAGGTGGGCGAGCCCCTCTACTTCGATAAGACCGGCCCGGACCATTCACTCCCGGCGCGGCGGGAAGTCACGGACAAAATCATGGATGCCATTGCAGTCCTCAGCGGCCAGGAACGGTCCACGAGCTACAACCAGAGCAAATCTGTCGACTGA
- the uvrC gene encoding excinuclease ABC subunit UvrC, whose protein sequence is MADPASYRPQTGEIPTTPGVYRFRDPHGRVIYVGKAKNLRSRLNSYFANPAGLLPKTHAMVHAASSVEWTMVGSELESLQLEYTWIKEFKPRFNVVFRDDKTYPYLAVTMGEKYPRVQVMRGERRKGTRYFGPYTAGAIRETMDTLLRVFPVRSCSAGVFKRAESSGRPCLLGYIDKCSAPCVGRVTPDEHRGLAEDFCSFMGGEAKRFISRLEKDMAAAVAELDYERAAGLRDDIIALRKVFERNAVVLAEDTDADVFALHEDELEASVQVFHVRGGRVRGQRGWVVEKVEDATTPELIEHLLQQVYGEDSEVQGRIPREVLIPENPSNHAELAEWLGGLRGARVDIRVPQRGDKAALMSTVRENAEQALKLHKTRRAGDITVRSLALQELQEALEIPIPLLRIECFDISHVQGTNVVASMVVVEDGLPKKSDYRKFSITGAAAADDTAAMHDVLTRRFRHYLSDKAAQVPIISGEIINPTRPGAKPTTDAPTSDPDAPAPKAKFAYPPNLVVVDGGQPQVNAAARALAELGIDDVYVVGLAKRLEEVWLPDSDFPVILPRTSQGLYLLQRIRDEAHRFAITFHRQKRGKAMTVSVLDGVPGLGEAKRKALVAHFGSLKKIKAASVEELTSAKGIGPALAAAVAQHLGASADTGETAPAVNMTTGEILES, encoded by the coding sequence GTGGCAGATCCAGCAAGTTACCGGCCCCAAACGGGTGAAATTCCCACCACCCCAGGCGTCTATCGTTTCCGTGACCCCCATGGTCGGGTTATCTATGTGGGCAAGGCAAAAAACCTCCGCTCGAGGCTGAACTCCTACTTCGCCAACCCTGCGGGGCTCCTTCCCAAGACCCACGCAATGGTCCACGCCGCCAGCAGCGTTGAGTGGACCATGGTGGGTAGCGAGCTGGAATCGTTGCAGCTGGAATACACGTGGATCAAAGAATTCAAGCCACGGTTCAATGTGGTGTTCCGGGATGACAAGACTTACCCCTACCTTGCGGTCACCATGGGGGAGAAATACCCCAGGGTGCAGGTCATGCGTGGGGAAAGAAGGAAAGGGACCCGATACTTTGGGCCCTACACTGCCGGTGCCATCAGGGAAACCATGGATACTCTTCTGCGGGTCTTTCCCGTACGGAGTTGCAGCGCAGGCGTCTTCAAGCGTGCTGAGTCCAGCGGACGGCCCTGCCTCTTGGGGTACATCGACAAATGCTCGGCACCCTGCGTCGGCCGCGTTACACCGGACGAGCACCGCGGGCTGGCAGAGGACTTCTGTTCCTTCATGGGCGGCGAAGCGAAGCGCTTCATCAGCCGTCTGGAGAAGGACATGGCTGCCGCCGTTGCCGAACTGGACTACGAGCGCGCAGCCGGACTCAGGGATGACATCATCGCGCTCCGCAAAGTCTTTGAACGCAACGCAGTGGTCCTTGCCGAGGACACCGACGCGGACGTCTTCGCCCTCCACGAGGATGAACTCGAAGCCTCCGTACAGGTGTTCCACGTTCGCGGTGGCCGGGTCCGCGGGCAGCGCGGCTGGGTGGTGGAAAAAGTGGAGGACGCCACGACGCCGGAACTCATCGAACATTTGCTGCAGCAGGTCTACGGAGAAGACAGCGAAGTTCAAGGCAGGATTCCCCGGGAGGTCCTGATTCCGGAGAACCCCAGCAACCATGCCGAGCTGGCCGAATGGCTGGGTGGCTTGCGCGGAGCCAGGGTGGACATCCGTGTCCCCCAGCGCGGTGACAAGGCCGCCTTGATGTCCACTGTTCGCGAGAATGCAGAGCAAGCATTGAAGCTGCACAAGACACGGCGCGCGGGAGACATTACCGTCCGGTCCCTTGCACTCCAGGAACTGCAGGAGGCCCTGGAGATTCCGATTCCCCTGCTCAGGATCGAGTGCTTCGATATTTCCCACGTCCAAGGGACCAACGTGGTGGCTTCGATGGTGGTGGTGGAAGACGGGCTGCCCAAGAAGTCGGACTACCGGAAGTTTTCCATTACGGGCGCGGCGGCAGCGGACGATACCGCAGCCATGCACGACGTCCTTACCCGTCGGTTCAGGCACTATCTGAGCGACAAAGCCGCCCAAGTCCCCATCATTTCCGGCGAGATCATCAACCCGACGAGGCCTGGCGCCAAGCCCACCACCGACGCGCCGACGTCGGACCCTGACGCGCCCGCCCCGAAGGCCAAGTTCGCCTACCCGCCCAACTTGGTAGTAGTGGACGGCGGGCAGCCGCAGGTCAATGCGGCGGCCCGCGCCCTGGCGGAATTGGGCATTGATGACGTTTACGTGGTGGGTCTGGCCAAACGGCTCGAGGAAGTCTGGCTGCCTGACAGCGACTTTCCCGTGATCCTTCCCCGAACATCGCAGGGGTTGTACCTGCTGCAAAGGATTCGTGACGAGGCCCACCGATTCGCCATCACCTTCCACCGCCAGAAACGCGGCAAAGCCATGACAGTTTCTGTCCTGGACGGTGTTCCTGGCCTGGGTGAGGCGAAACGCAAGGCTTTGGTGGCACACTTCGGTTCGCTCAAGAAGATCAAGGCCGCATCAGTGGAGGAGCTCACCTCTGCCAAGGGCATCGGGCCGGCGCTGGCGGCCGCAGTGGCCCAGCACCTTGGTGCTTCAGCGGACACTGGTGAAACGGCACCGGCAGTGAATATGACCACCGGCGAAATCCTTGAATCTTAG
- the rapZ gene encoding RNase adapter RapZ, translated as MDEATAGSGTEQDGLTPVKPPEAELLVVTGMSGAGRSTASDALEDHGWYVVDNLPPQMLGTLAEIVSHAPKSIPKLAVVVDVRSKDLFTDIQTALGALSASGITFRVLFLDANDDVLVRRFEQGRRPHPLQGGGRILDGIGIEREVLRELREHADVVLDTSDFNVHGLATAITELFSDTGPVTLRLNVMSFGFKYGLPVDANFVADARFIPNPHWVPQLRPHTGLDQDVSDYVLGAEGVQEFVDRYVRALEPVLDGYRQENKHYATLAVGCTGGKHRSVAVTMELSKRLAQYPRVTVTTTHRDLGRE; from the coding sequence ATGGATGAGGCTACGGCAGGGTCCGGCACGGAGCAGGACGGCCTGACGCCCGTCAAGCCACCAGAGGCGGAGCTTTTGGTGGTTACCGGCATGTCGGGTGCCGGCCGCAGCACCGCCTCGGATGCCTTGGAAGATCACGGCTGGTATGTGGTGGACAATCTTCCACCGCAGATGCTGGGGACTTTGGCCGAAATTGTGTCTCATGCGCCCAAGTCGATTCCCAAGCTGGCCGTGGTGGTGGACGTTCGCAGCAAGGACCTCTTCACGGACATTCAGACTGCCTTGGGAGCACTAAGCGCGAGCGGCATTACCTTCCGGGTACTCTTCCTGGACGCCAACGACGACGTCCTGGTCCGCCGGTTCGAGCAGGGGCGCCGCCCGCATCCGTTGCAGGGCGGCGGGAGGATCCTGGACGGCATCGGAATCGAGCGCGAGGTCCTGCGCGAACTGCGCGAACACGCCGACGTCGTACTGGACACCTCCGACTTCAACGTCCATGGCTTGGCCACTGCCATCACGGAATTGTTCAGCGATACCGGGCCAGTAACACTTCGCCTGAATGTCATGAGCTTCGGCTTCAAGTACGGGCTGCCTGTGGACGCAAATTTCGTAGCCGATGCCCGCTTCATTCCCAACCCTCACTGGGTCCCGCAGCTGCGTCCGCACACCGGCTTGGACCAGGACGTCAGTGACTATGTCCTCGGCGCGGAGGGTGTCCAGGAGTTCGTGGACCGCTATGTCCGGGCGTTGGAGCCCGTCCTGGACGGCTACCGCCAGGAGAACAAGCACTACGCCACGTTGGCCGTGGGCTGTACAGGTGGCAAACACCGTTCGGTGGCGGTCACTATGGAACTTTCCAAGCGCTTGGCGCAATACCCTCGCGTCACCGTGACCACCACCCACCGCGACTTGGGACGCGAATAG
- a CDS encoding gluconeogenesis factor YvcK family protein, whose protein sequence is MGVLTGPLPLIPPKGVPGSQQEKSPSVVALGGGHGLAASLSALRLLTSELTAIVTVADDGGSSGRLRDEYGVLPPGDLRMALSALCDDTDWGRTWRDVMQHRFEAGTAKGGSLDNHAMGNLLIVTLWELLGDTVAGLKWAGALLGARGQVLPMSSVPLTIEGKTRVELPDGGHELQTVRGQAKCAVAGKLEEVRLLPEAAPACTEALTAIELADWVILGPGSWYTSVLPHLLLPELRRALGDTAAKRCLTMNLDVETKETSGMTAADHLDVLRRYAPEFTVDVVLADPAAVQDLRAFEKAAAMIGAEVVLGRVGASRRRPVHDPLLLAAAYHDIFGNS, encoded by the coding sequence GTGGGGGTTCTGACGGGGCCTCTGCCACTCATCCCGCCCAAGGGTGTACCCGGCAGCCAGCAGGAGAAAAGCCCTTCTGTGGTCGCTTTGGGAGGCGGCCACGGACTGGCGGCTTCGTTATCCGCCCTGCGGCTGCTCACCTCCGAGCTGACGGCAATCGTCACAGTTGCGGACGACGGCGGCAGTTCAGGGCGTCTGCGGGATGAGTACGGCGTCCTCCCGCCCGGAGACCTGCGGATGGCGTTGAGCGCCCTTTGCGATGACACGGACTGGGGCCGGACTTGGCGGGACGTGATGCAACACCGCTTCGAAGCCGGTACGGCTAAGGGCGGTTCACTGGACAACCACGCCATGGGCAACCTGCTCATCGTCACCCTATGGGAACTGCTGGGGGACACTGTCGCCGGCCTGAAGTGGGCCGGAGCTCTGCTGGGTGCCCGAGGTCAGGTGCTCCCCATGTCCAGCGTTCCCCTCACCATTGAGGGCAAAACCCGCGTGGAATTGCCCGATGGCGGCCATGAACTGCAGACGGTTCGGGGGCAGGCAAAATGTGCTGTTGCAGGAAAGCTGGAAGAAGTCAGGCTCCTGCCCGAGGCAGCTCCAGCCTGTACCGAGGCCCTCACTGCGATTGAGCTGGCTGATTGGGTCATCCTCGGCCCCGGGTCCTGGTACACGTCGGTTCTGCCGCACTTGCTGCTGCCTGAGCTTCGACGGGCCCTGGGTGACACCGCCGCCAAACGCTGCCTCACCATGAACCTGGATGTGGAAACCAAGGAAACCTCCGGCATGACGGCAGCGGACCACTTGGACGTCCTGCGCCGCTATGCGCCTGAGTTCACGGTGGACGTGGTCTTGGCCGATCCTGCAGCCGTGCAGGATCTCAGGGCCTTTGAGAAGGCGGCTGCGATGATCGGCGCCGAAGTGGTGTTGGGTAGAGTAGGGGCGTCGAGGCGCCGCCCCGTCCATGATCCACTGCTGTTGGCAGCGGCGTACCACGATATTTTCGGGAACAGTTAG
- the whiA gene encoding DNA-binding protein WhiA codes for MALTASVKDELSRLDIKKSSVRKAEVSAMLRFAGGLHIISGRIVIEAEVDLASTARRLRAAIAEVYGHQSEIIVVSGGGLRRGSRYVVRVVRDGEALARQTGLLDGRGRPVRGLPSAVVNGSAADAEAVWRGAFLAHGSLTEPGRSSSLEVTCPGPESALALVGAARRLGIQAKAREVRGVDRVVIRDGDTIAALLTRMGAHDALMVWEERRMRKEVRATANRLANFDDANLRRSAQAAVAAGARVDRALEILGDDVPDHLKYAGELRVAHKQASLDELGRLADPPMTKDAIAGRIRRLLAMADKRALDLGIPGTEANVTPEMMDE; via the coding sequence ATGGCACTTACTGCGTCGGTCAAGGACGAACTGTCCCGGCTGGACATCAAGAAATCTTCGGTCCGCAAGGCGGAAGTTTCGGCAATGCTGCGTTTTGCGGGCGGCTTGCACATTATTTCGGGACGGATCGTCATCGAGGCTGAGGTGGACCTCGCGTCCACTGCACGCCGCCTCCGGGCAGCAATCGCGGAAGTCTATGGGCATCAGAGCGAAATCATTGTTGTTTCCGGCGGAGGATTGCGCCGGGGGAGCCGCTACGTCGTGCGCGTTGTACGTGACGGGGAGGCGCTTGCCCGCCAAACGGGCTTGCTGGATGGCCGTGGGCGTCCTGTCCGGGGCCTTCCGTCAGCGGTGGTGAACGGTTCCGCCGCCGATGCCGAGGCAGTGTGGCGGGGCGCATTCCTTGCCCATGGCTCCTTGACTGAACCGGGGCGGTCTTCTTCCCTTGAGGTGACATGTCCCGGACCTGAATCCGCGCTGGCCTTGGTCGGCGCAGCCCGCCGCCTCGGGATCCAGGCCAAGGCGCGTGAAGTTCGCGGTGTTGACCGAGTAGTGATTCGCGACGGCGACACCATCGCAGCTCTCCTGACCCGCATGGGTGCCCATGACGCCCTGATGGTCTGGGAAGAACGGCGGATGCGCAAGGAAGTGCGGGCCACAGCCAACAGGCTTGCCAATTTTGATGACGCCAACCTACGTCGCTCCGCACAAGCTGCTGTGGCAGCGGGTGCCCGGGTGGACCGTGCGTTGGAGATCCTGGGAGACGACGTCCCGGACCACCTCAAGTACGCGGGGGAGCTTCGGGTGGCCCACAAGCAGGCAAGCCTGGATGAACTCGGCCGACTGGCCGATCCGCCCATGACCAAGGACGCCATAGCCGGCCGTATCCGAAGGCTCCTGGCCATGGCGGACAAACGTGCTTTGGATTTGGGCATTCCCGGGACTGAGGCAAATGTGACTCCCGAAATGATGGACGAGTAA
- a CDS encoding superoxide dismutase, producing MTEYVLPELGYDYAALEPHISAKIMELHHSKHHAAYVAGANNALKQLAEARENNDFANINRLSKDLAFHTGGHINHSVFWNNISPDGGDKPEGELAAAIDDAFGSFDAFRAQFSAAALGLQGSGWAFLAYEPIAGNLLIEQLYDQQGNVAVGTTPLLMLDMWEHAFYLDYVNVKADYVKAFWNIVNWADVAKRFEAARANATGLIVL from the coding sequence GTGACAGAATACGTTCTGCCCGAGCTCGGCTACGACTACGCAGCACTCGAGCCGCACATTTCGGCAAAGATCATGGAGCTGCACCACAGCAAGCACCATGCGGCTTACGTTGCAGGCGCCAACAACGCGCTCAAGCAGCTGGCCGAAGCGCGCGAGAACAATGATTTCGCCAACATCAACCGTCTCTCCAAGGACCTTGCGTTCCACACCGGCGGTCACATCAACCACTCTGTGTTCTGGAACAACATCTCCCCGGACGGCGGCGACAAGCCCGAAGGCGAACTCGCAGCCGCCATTGACGACGCCTTCGGCTCGTTCGATGCTTTCCGTGCACAGTTCAGCGCAGCAGCGCTGGGCCTGCAGGGCTCCGGCTGGGCTTTCCTGGCCTACGAGCCCATCGCTGGAAACCTGCTCATCGAGCAGCTCTACGATCAGCAGGGCAACGTGGCCGTGGGCACCACCCCGCTGCTGATGCTGGACATGTGGGAGCACGCCTTCTACCTGGACTACGTCAACGTCAAGGCTGACTACGTCAAGGCATTCTGGAACATCGTCAACTGGGCAGACGTCGCCAAGCGCTTCGAAGCCGCCCGCGCCAACGCAACGGGCCTCATCGTCCTCTAG
- the gap gene encoding type I glyceraldehyde-3-phosphate dehydrogenase: protein MTTRIGINGFGRIGRNYFRAALAQGADLEIVAVNDLTSPETLAHLLKYDSVGGRLAQTVEVVDGNLVVDGKSIKVLAERDPANLPWGELGVDIVIESTGFFTKAAAAQKHIDAGAKKVLISAPASDEDITIVMGVNHELYDPAAHNIISNASCTTNCLGPLAKVVNDAFGIERGLMTTVHAYTADQNLQDGPHGDLRRARAAAINMVPTSTGAAKAIGLVLPELKGKLDGYAIRVPVPTGSATDLTVTVSREVTVEEVNAAVKAAAESEQWAGILSYTDAPIVSSDIVGDPASSIFDSGLTKVIGNQVKVVSWYDNEWGYSNRLVDLTELVASKLG, encoded by the coding sequence GTGACCACCCGTATTGGTATCAACGGCTTCGGCCGCATCGGCCGTAACTACTTCCGCGCAGCACTGGCCCAGGGCGCAGACCTTGAGATCGTGGCAGTGAACGACCTCACCAGCCCCGAGACGCTCGCCCACCTCCTGAAGTACGACTCCGTCGGTGGCCGCCTCGCCCAAACCGTGGAAGTTGTCGATGGAAACCTGGTAGTCGACGGCAAGTCCATCAAGGTCCTTGCTGAGCGCGATCCCGCCAACCTCCCGTGGGGCGAGCTTGGCGTCGACATCGTCATCGAATCCACCGGTTTCTTCACCAAAGCTGCAGCAGCGCAGAAGCACATCGACGCCGGCGCCAAGAAGGTCCTCATCTCGGCACCCGCCAGCGACGAAGACATCACCATTGTCATGGGCGTCAACCACGAGCTTTACGACCCCGCCGCGCACAACATCATCTCCAACGCGTCCTGCACCACCAACTGCCTCGGCCCGCTGGCCAAGGTTGTCAATGACGCCTTCGGCATCGAGCGTGGCCTCATGACCACGGTCCACGCCTACACGGCCGATCAGAACCTGCAGGACGGTCCGCACGGTGACCTCCGCCGTGCCCGCGCTGCTGCCATCAACATGGTTCCCACGTCCACCGGCGCTGCCAAGGCAATCGGCCTGGTCCTGCCGGAACTCAAGGGCAAGCTGGATGGTTATGCCATTCGCGTTCCCGTCCCCACGGGTTCGGCAACCGACCTCACGGTCACGGTTTCGCGCGAAGTCACGGTCGAGGAAGTCAACGCAGCTGTAAAGGCTGCGGCAGAGTCCGAGCAGTGGGCCGGCATCCTGTCCTACACGGACGCCCCGATCGTCTCCTCGGACATCGTTGGAGACCCTGCTTCGTCCATCTTCGATTCCGGCCTCACCAAGGTCATCGGCAACCAGGTCAAGGTTGTTTCCTGGTATGACAACGAGTGGGGTTACTCCAACCGTCTCGTTGACCTCACGGAGCTCGTCGCATCCAAGCTGGGCTAG
- a CDS encoding phosphoglycerate kinase, producing the protein MTSHTLNELIAEGVRGRYILVRSDLNVPLDGSAVTDDGRIKASLPVLKKLSDAGARVLVTAHLGRPKGAPEEKYSLKPAAARLAELADFKVQLAKDTVGDSAKELAAALQDGEVLVLENVRFDARETSKDDAERGAFADELIALTGSNGAFVDDAFGAVHRKHASVFDVATRLPSYLGDLVHTEVEVLRKLTTDTQRPYVVVLGGSKVSDKLAVINNLLGKADTILVGGGMLFTFLAAAGHKVAGSLLEEDQIPVVQDYLKRASDAGTSFVIPTDVVVASRFAADAEHEVVKADAIEDSRFGASGIGLDIGPESASAFAAQIEGAKTVFWNGPMGVFEFEAFSSGTRAIAQALTDTVAFTVVGGGDSAAAVRTLGFEDSQFGHISTGGGASLEYLEGKELPGLSVLDR; encoded by the coding sequence ATGACATCTCACACCCTCAACGAACTCATCGCTGAAGGTGTCCGCGGGCGGTACATTCTGGTCAGAAGTGACCTGAATGTGCCGCTCGACGGCTCTGCAGTGACCGACGACGGCCGCATCAAGGCCTCCCTCCCGGTCCTCAAGAAGCTCTCGGACGCCGGTGCCCGTGTGCTCGTAACCGCCCACCTCGGACGCCCCAAGGGTGCCCCCGAGGAGAAGTACTCCCTGAAGCCTGCTGCGGCCCGCCTGGCGGAGCTCGCGGACTTCAAGGTCCAGCTGGCCAAAGATACCGTGGGGGACTCCGCCAAGGAGCTGGCAGCCGCTCTTCAGGACGGCGAAGTTCTCGTGTTGGAAAACGTTCGCTTCGATGCCCGCGAAACCAGCAAGGACGACGCCGAGCGCGGCGCCTTTGCGGACGAGTTGATTGCCCTCACCGGCAGCAACGGTGCATTCGTAGATGACGCCTTCGGTGCAGTTCACCGCAAGCACGCCAGTGTCTTCGATGTCGCTACCCGCCTGCCGTCCTACCTGGGCGATCTTGTGCACACCGAGGTGGAAGTTCTTCGGAAGCTCACTACCGACACTCAGCGTCCCTACGTCGTTGTTCTTGGTGGCTCCAAGGTTTCGGACAAGCTTGCAGTCATTAACAACCTGCTGGGCAAGGCTGACACCATCCTTGTGGGCGGCGGCATGCTCTTCACGTTCCTGGCAGCAGCCGGGCACAAGGTGGCGGGCAGTCTCCTCGAGGAAGACCAGATTCCTGTCGTCCAGGATTACCTCAAGCGCGCGTCCGATGCCGGTACTTCGTTTGTGATCCCCACGGATGTGGTGGTCGCCAGCCGTTTCGCTGCCGATGCTGAGCACGAGGTCGTTAAGGCCGACGCCATTGAGGACAGCCGTTTTGGTGCGTCCGGAATCGGCCTTGATATCGGCCCGGAATCGGCATCGGCATTCGCAGCCCAGATCGAAGGAGCCAAGACCGTGTTCTGGAACGGCCCCATGGGTGTCTTCGAATTCGAAGCCTTCTCCAGCGGTACCCGAGCCATCGCGCAGGCCTTGACAGATACGGTTGCGTTCACCGTGGTTGGCGGCGGAGACTCCGCAGCGGCCGTTCGTACCCTCGGTTTCGAGGATTCGCAATTCGGGCACATCTCTACCGGTGGCGGCGCCAGCCTGGAATACCTTGAAGGCAAGGAACTTCCCGGCCTGAGCGTCCTGGACCGCTAA
- the tpiA gene encoding triose-phosphate isomerase → MTTSANGNFVRKPFIAGNWKMNMDHVQGITLLQKLAWTLSDAKHDYSRAEVAVFPPFTDLRGVQTLVQGDELEVVYGGQDLSQFDSGAYTGDISGQFLSKLGCAYVLVGHSERRTIHNESDDVLNAKVKAGFRHGVTPVLCVGEGLEIRQAGTHVEHTLAQLRAGVEGLTAEQAAELVVAYEPVWAIGTGEVAGPEDAQEMCAAIRAELAELFDQSVAGKTRLLYGGSVKANNAAAIMAESDVDGLLVGGASLDPAEFANIVRFESHLVTD, encoded by the coding sequence GTGACTACCTCTGCCAATGGCAATTTCGTCCGCAAACCCTTCATCGCCGGCAACTGGAAGATGAACATGGACCACGTCCAGGGCATCACCTTGCTGCAGAAGCTGGCCTGGACACTGTCCGACGCCAAGCACGATTACAGCCGTGCAGAGGTGGCCGTATTTCCTCCGTTCACCGACCTCCGGGGTGTCCAGACACTGGTCCAGGGTGACGAGCTGGAAGTTGTCTACGGTGGACAGGACCTTTCTCAGTTCGACTCCGGCGCCTACACGGGAGATATCTCCGGTCAGTTCCTGAGCAAGCTGGGCTGTGCCTACGTCCTGGTTGGCCACAGTGAACGCCGCACCATCCACAACGAGTCCGACGACGTCTTGAACGCCAAGGTCAAGGCCGGATTCCGGCACGGGGTCACTCCGGTACTCTGCGTCGGCGAGGGCCTTGAAATCCGACAAGCCGGGACTCACGTAGAGCACACCTTGGCTCAGCTCCGCGCCGGCGTTGAAGGACTCACCGCCGAACAAGCTGCTGAACTCGTTGTTGCTTACGAACCTGTTTGGGCCATCGGGACCGGCGAAGTCGCGGGTCCTGAAGACGCACAGGAAATGTGTGCAGCCATCCGCGCCGAGCTTGCCGAACTCTTCGACCAGAGCGTAGCCGGGAAGACACGCCTTCTCTATGGTGGCTCCGTCAAGGCCAACAATGCTGCCGCCATCATGGCTGAAAGCGACGTTGATGGATTGCTTGTGGGTGGCGCCAGCTTGGACCCCGCTGAGTTTGCTAACATTGTCAGGTTCGAGAGCCACCTCGTCACGGACTAG
- the secG gene encoding preprotein translocase subunit SecG — protein sequence MDVLQVILQILLGITSLLLTLLILLHKGRGGGLSDMFGGGMSSGLSSSGVAERNLNRFTIILGITWGAVIIGLGLIMRFTSGGDS from the coding sequence GTGGACGTTCTTCAAGTCATTCTGCAGATCCTGCTGGGCATCACCAGTCTTCTGCTGACGCTGCTCATCCTCCTGCACAAGGGACGTGGCGGCGGTTTGTCCGACATGTTCGGTGGCGGAATGAGCTCCGGATTGAGTTCGTCCGGTGTAGCCGAGCGCAACCTGAACCGCTTCACCATCATTCTTGGCATCACGTGGGGCGCAGTGATCATCGGCTTAGGCCTGATCATGCGATTTACCTCGGGTGGCGACTCCTAG